A single region of the Nocardioides sp. W7 genome encodes:
- a CDS encoding DUF445 domain-containing protein translates to MATIEMITGDPAADEVRRRGLRQMRTVAVSLLLLAAVVYVATLDRDGFLGFVNAGAEASMVGAIADWFAVTALFRHPLGLPIPHTALIPRRKDQLAQGLEEFFGENFLQEGIIRDRIAAATVSLRVGRWLRVPANARRVVEEASDVAAIGLGKVRDEHVESLVRDALVPRFREEPIAPLLGSLLDETLRDDLHHALVDLALRELHDWLVANPDTVAEVLVERAPWWTPPRLNERVSSRIHVELVRWVADIRDDPRHQARAALDSMLAQLAHDLLEDPDTQARTERFKERLLDHPQVLASATSLWNALRRVLTSSLQDPDGALRQRLLVEVHAFAERLVDDPTLRGRIDGMAADAAVFAVERYGEELTAVITHTIERWDGREAARRIELHVGRDLQFIRINGTIVGGLVGVLIHTISVLVD, encoded by the coding sequence ATGGCGACCATCGAGATGATCACCGGGGATCCGGCAGCCGACGAGGTACGCCGCCGCGGCCTGCGCCAGATGCGCACCGTCGCGGTGTCGCTGCTGCTGCTGGCGGCTGTCGTGTACGTCGCCACGCTGGACCGCGACGGGTTCCTCGGGTTCGTCAACGCCGGCGCCGAGGCGTCGATGGTCGGTGCCATCGCCGACTGGTTCGCGGTGACGGCCCTGTTCCGGCACCCGCTCGGGCTGCCGATCCCGCACACCGCGCTGATCCCGCGCCGCAAGGACCAGCTGGCCCAGGGGCTGGAGGAGTTCTTCGGGGAGAACTTCCTTCAGGAGGGGATCATCCGCGACCGGATCGCGGCGGCCACGGTCTCGCTGCGGGTCGGCCGCTGGCTGCGGGTACCGGCGAACGCCCGCCGGGTCGTCGAGGAGGCCTCGGACGTCGCCGCGATCGGTCTGGGCAAGGTCCGCGACGAGCACGTGGAGAGCCTGGTGCGCGACGCGCTGGTGCCCCGGTTCCGCGAGGAGCCGATCGCCCCGCTGCTCGGAAGCCTGCTCGACGAGACGCTGCGCGACGATCTGCACCACGCGCTGGTCGATCTGGCGCTGCGCGAGCTGCACGACTGGCTGGTCGCGAACCCCGACACGGTCGCCGAGGTGCTGGTCGAGCGGGCGCCGTGGTGGACGCCGCCGCGGCTCAACGAGCGGGTCAGCAGCCGGATCCACGTCGAGCTGGTCCGCTGGGTGGCCGACATCCGCGACGACCCGCGGCACCAGGCCCGTGCCGCCCTTGACTCGATGCTGGCCCAGCTGGCGCACGACCTCCTCGAGGACCCCGACACCCAGGCCCGCACGGAGCGCTTCAAGGAGCGGCTGCTCGACCACCCGCAGGTGCTGGCGTCGGCGACCTCGCTGTGGAACGCCCTGCGGCGGGTGCTGACCTCGTCGCTGCAGGACCCCGACGGGGCGCTGCGCCAGCGCCTGCTCGTCGAGGTCCACGCGTTCGCGGAGCGACTCGTCGACGACCCCACTCTCCGCGGGCGAATCGACGGCATGGCCGCGGACGCGGCCGTCTTCGCCGTGGAGCGGTACGGCGAGGAGCTCACCGCGGTCATCACGCACACCATCGAGCGCTGGGACGGCCGGGAGGCCGCCCGCCGGATCGAGCTGCACGTCGGGCGCGACCTACAGTTCATCCGCATCAACGGCACCATCGTCGGCGGCCTGGTCGGGGTGCTGATCCACACCATCTCGGTGCTGGTTGACTAG
- a CDS encoding DoxX family protein, with translation MTVSRLVARPMLASMFLVGAVTALKNTEATAAKAKSVTDKVVPTIKKAGIPLPEDPATLVRLNAGLQLAGGLGLATGRAPRLSAAVLAASLVPTTVAGHRFWEVSDPAQRTQQKLHFFKNVSALGGLIIAAGDTDGKPGVVWRTRRVAKDARREAGHLAATARREARLAKAKVT, from the coding sequence ATGACCGTCAGCCGTCTCGTCGCCCGCCCCATGCTCGCCTCGATGTTCCTCGTCGGGGCCGTCACCGCGCTGAAGAACACCGAGGCCACCGCGGCCAAGGCGAAGTCCGTCACCGACAAGGTCGTGCCCACGATCAAGAAGGCTGGCATCCCGCTGCCCGAGGACCCGGCCACCCTGGTCCGGCTCAACGCGGGCCTCCAGCTCGCCGGTGGGCTCGGCCTCGCCACCGGACGTGCCCCCCGGCTCTCGGCCGCCGTGCTGGCCGCCTCGCTGGTGCCGACGACGGTTGCCGGCCACCGGTTCTGGGAGGTCTCCGACCCCGCCCAGCGGACCCAGCAGAAGCTGCACTTCTTCAAGAACGTCTCGGCACTCGGCGGCCTGATCATCGCCGCGGGCGACACCGACGGGAAGCCGGGTGTCGTCTGGCGGACCCGACGGGTCGCCAAGGACGCCCGCCGTGAGGCCGGGCACCTTGCGGCGACCGCCCGGCGCGAGGCCCGGCTGGCGAAGGCCAAGGTCACCTGA
- a CDS encoding FKBP-type peptidyl-prolyl cis-trans isomerase: MDKPEIDFPDFDPPTDLVIEDLTVGDGPEASAGQTVSVHYVGVAHSTGEEFDASYNRGDTLKFRLGVGQVISGWDTGVQGMKVGGRRKLIIPPHLGYGDRGAGGAIKPGETLIFVVDLIAVS; this comes from the coding sequence ATGGACAAGCCCGAGATCGACTTCCCCGACTTCGACCCGCCCACCGACCTCGTGATCGAGGACCTCACCGTCGGCGACGGCCCCGAGGCCAGCGCCGGCCAGACCGTCTCGGTCCACTACGTCGGCGTCGCCCACTCGACCGGCGAGGAGTTCGACGCCTCCTACAACCGCGGCGACACGCTGAAGTTCCGCCTCGGCGTCGGCCAGGTCATCTCCGGCTGGGACACCGGCGTGCAGGGCATGAAGGTCGGTGGCCGGCGCAAGCTCATCATCCCGCCCCACCTGGGGTACGGCGACCGCGGCGCCGGCGGCGCGATCAAGCCCGGCGAGACGCTGATCTTCGTCGTGGACCTCATCGCCGTCTCCTGA
- the lepB gene encoding signal peptidase I: MHDDEGATSPRPTPRRERRLSLWQETVVLLGVALVLSFIVKTFFMQAFYIPSGSMEPGLEINDRILVQKVSYWGGGTPERGDVVVFEDPGGWLGEGETVGPTSPVGKVLGKVGLYPTGGHLVKRVIGVAGDVVECCDDEGRLLVNGKPIEADFTRNDLDCDGPMVTDCEADWTAGPVPEGELFVMGDHRDASADSSEHLCREDETECVTGSEFVPADLVVGKVFARVWPASRFSILDKPATFADLD, encoded by the coding sequence GTGCACGACGACGAGGGGGCCACCTCGCCCCGGCCCACTCCCCGGCGCGAGCGGCGCCTCTCGCTGTGGCAGGAGACCGTGGTGCTCCTGGGAGTGGCGCTGGTGCTCTCGTTCATCGTCAAGACCTTCTTCATGCAGGCCTTCTACATCCCGTCCGGCTCGATGGAGCCCGGCCTGGAGATCAACGACCGGATCCTGGTCCAGAAGGTCTCCTACTGGGGCGGCGGCACCCCCGAGCGCGGCGACGTCGTCGTCTTCGAGGACCCGGGCGGCTGGCTCGGTGAGGGTGAGACGGTCGGCCCGACCAGTCCGGTGGGCAAGGTGCTCGGCAAGGTCGGGCTCTACCCGACCGGCGGGCACCTGGTGAAGCGGGTGATCGGCGTGGCGGGGGATGTCGTCGAGTGCTGCGACGACGAGGGCCGGCTCCTGGTCAACGGGAAGCCGATCGAGGCCGACTTCACCCGCAACGACTTGGACTGCGACGGCCCGATGGTGACCGACTGCGAGGCCGACTGGACGGCCGGGCCGGTGCCCGAGGGCGAGCTCTTCGTGATGGGTGACCACCGCGACGCCTCGGCCGACTCCTCCGAGCACCTGTGCCGCGAGGACGAGACCGAGTGCGTGACCGGCAGCGAGTTCGTGCCGGCCGACCTGGTCGTCGGCAAGGTCTTCGCACGGGTCTGGCCGGCCAGCCGGTTCTCGATTCTGGACAAGCCGGCCACCTTCGCCGACCTCGACTGA
- the rsgA gene encoding ribosome small subunit-dependent GTPase A produces MTTGRYSDQDVEHYDRPRRRTRPRTKERPTYDDAVAGVVVTVDRGRYTLLVEGRTVMAMKARPLGRKGVVVGDRVRVVGDVSGVDGSLSRIVEVTERLTVLRRTADDDDPVERIILANAEQLVIVTALADPEPQPRLIDRALVAAFDAGMQPLLCLTKADLADPETLLSTYRSLGVPWVVTRRGGDLAEVRERLQERTSALIGSSGVGKSTLVNALVPDAHREVGIVNAVTGRGRHTSTSAYMLPLPGGSGWIIDTPGIRSFGLAHVRPEHLIEAFPDLDEMTEDCPRGCTHGDDEPECGLDEALTAATVDPDRVASFRRLLAARSEPLY; encoded by the coding sequence ATGACGACCGGGCGCTACTCCGACCAGGACGTCGAGCACTACGACCGGCCTCGTCGCAGGACCCGCCCCCGCACCAAGGAGCGCCCGACGTACGACGACGCGGTGGCCGGCGTCGTCGTGACCGTCGACCGGGGCCGCTACACGCTGCTCGTCGAGGGGCGGACCGTGATGGCGATGAAGGCCCGTCCCCTGGGCCGCAAGGGTGTCGTCGTGGGCGACCGGGTGCGCGTCGTCGGCGACGTGTCCGGTGTCGACGGCAGCCTGTCCCGGATCGTCGAGGTGACCGAGCGGCTCACCGTGCTGCGTCGGACCGCCGACGACGACGACCCGGTCGAGCGGATCATCCTCGCCAACGCCGAGCAGCTGGTGATCGTCACCGCGCTCGCCGACCCCGAGCCGCAGCCCCGCCTGATCGATCGGGCCCTGGTGGCCGCCTTCGACGCCGGCATGCAGCCGCTGCTGTGCCTGACCAAGGCCGACCTGGCCGACCCCGAGACGCTGCTCTCGACGTACCGCTCCCTGGGGGTGCCCTGGGTCGTGACCCGACGCGGCGGCGACCTCGCCGAGGTGCGCGAGCGCCTGCAGGAGCGAACCAGCGCGCTGATCGGCTCCAGCGGCGTCGGCAAGTCCACCCTGGTCAACGCGCTGGTGCCCGACGCCCACCGGGAGGTGGGCATCGTCAACGCGGTGACCGGACGCGGCAGGCACACCTCCACCTCGGCCTACATGCTGCCGCTGCCGGGAGGCAGCGGCTGGATCATCGACACCCCCGGCATCCGCTCCTTCGGGCTCGCGCACGTCCGGCCCGAGCACCTCATCGAGGCCTTCCCCGACCTCGACGAGATGACCGAGGACTGCCCGCGCGGGTGCACGCACGGCGACGACGAGCCCGAGTGCGGACTCGACGAGGCCCTCACCGCCGCCACCGTCGACCCCGACCGGGTCGCGTCCTTCCGCCGACTGCTCGCCGCCCGCAGCGAGCCGTTGTACTAA
- a CDS encoding DUF2231 domain-containing protein, with product MEINGLPLHALVVHAAVVFGPLAALAGLGYAVPRWRDRLRWPLVVSVLIATVSVWVAYLSGEQLTEANEYGGPLAELVKTHEDRAGVLRISVTAFALVSFVAAWLHTRTGPTRLVLAVLVGALALFTAVTTVLVGDAGAQIAWYGTSP from the coding sequence ATGGAGATCAACGGACTTCCCCTGCATGCCCTGGTCGTCCATGCGGCGGTGGTCTTCGGGCCCCTGGCCGCCCTCGCGGGGCTCGGTTACGCCGTACCGCGCTGGCGTGACCGGCTGCGCTGGCCGCTGGTCGTCTCGGTCCTCATCGCCACCGTCTCGGTCTGGGTCGCCTACCTGTCGGGCGAGCAGCTGACCGAGGCCAACGAGTACGGCGGCCCGCTCGCCGAGCTCGTGAAGACCCACGAGGACCGGGCCGGCGTGCTCCGGATCAGCGTCACCGCGTTCGCGCTCGTCTCGTTCGTCGCGGCCTGGCTGCACACCCGCACCGGTCCGACCCGGCTCGTGCTCGCCGTACTCGTCGGCGCGCTGGCCCTCTTCACCGCCGTCACCACCGTGCTCGTCGGCGACGCCGGCGCGCAGATCGCCTGGTACGGCACCTCCCCCTGA
- a CDS encoding lactate 2-monooxygenase, translating into MAHFGDHQSSIYFNGMFLGQTPDLPTDLGALEARAAEVLSPEALGYIVPSAGGGATARANVAAFDRWRIVPRMLRDHALRDLATDVLGTSMAAPVLLGPVGVQTLAHPDGELATARAATALGLPYVHSTQASHSIEEAAAASDGGARWYQLYWPTDPELCESFLSRAEAAGYTHLVVTVDTTLLGWRPRDLDRGYLPFLQGVGIANYTSDPVFQRRLEKPVEEDPGAAGIAFASVFPNPGLDWDQLPWLRERWAGPILLKGIQHVDDARLAAEHGVDGIVVSNHGGRQVDGAAASLDQLPAIAEAVGDRLAVLFDSGIRSAPDVVKALALGADAVLLGRPYLYGLALAGQAGVEHVLRCLLAELDLTLGNAGYRTHRDLGRDSLAAAPR; encoded by the coding sequence ATGGCGCACTTCGGCGACCACCAGTCGTCGATCTACTTCAACGGCATGTTCCTGGGCCAGACCCCGGACCTGCCGACCGACTTGGGCGCCCTCGAGGCGCGGGCCGCCGAGGTGCTCTCCCCCGAGGCGCTGGGCTACATCGTGCCCAGCGCCGGGGGCGGCGCCACCGCCCGGGCCAACGTCGCGGCCTTCGACCGCTGGCGGATCGTGCCGCGGATGCTGCGCGACCACGCGCTCCGCGATCTGGCCACCGACGTACTCGGCACCTCGATGGCGGCGCCGGTGCTCCTCGGACCGGTCGGCGTACAGACCTTGGCCCATCCCGACGGCGAGCTCGCGACCGCCCGCGCCGCCACCGCGCTCGGACTCCCCTACGTCCACTCGACGCAGGCCAGCCACTCCATCGAGGAGGCCGCCGCGGCCAGCGACGGCGGGGCGCGGTGGTACCAGCTGTACTGGCCGACCGACCCGGAGCTGTGCGAGAGCTTCCTGTCGCGGGCCGAGGCCGCCGGCTACACCCACCTCGTCGTCACCGTGGACACCACGCTGCTGGGCTGGCGCCCGCGCGATCTCGATCGCGGCTACCTGCCGTTCCTCCAGGGCGTGGGCATCGCCAACTACACCAGCGACCCGGTCTTCCAGCGCCGCCTGGAGAAGCCGGTCGAGGAGGACCCCGGCGCTGCCGGCATCGCCTTCGCCTCGGTCTTCCCCAACCCGGGACTCGACTGGGACCAGCTCCCCTGGCTGCGCGAGCGCTGGGCCGGCCCGATCCTGCTGAAGGGGATCCAGCACGTCGACGACGCCCGGCTGGCCGCCGAGCACGGCGTGGACGGGATCGTCGTCTCCAACCACGGCGGCCGCCAGGTCGACGGAGCCGCCGCGTCGCTCGACCAGCTGCCCGCGATCGCCGAGGCGGTCGGCGACCGGCTCGCCGTACTCTTCGACTCCGGCATCCGGTCGGCGCCCGACGTGGTCAAGGCGCTCGCCCTCGGCGCCGACGCGGTGCTGCTGGGGCGGCCCTACCTCTACGGCCTGGCGCTCGCCGGCCAGGCCGGCGTCGAGCACGTGCTGCGCTGCCTGCTCGCCGAGCTCGACCTCACCCTCGGCAACGCCGGCTACCGCACCCACCGCGACCTGGGCCGGGACTCCCTGGCCGCCGCACCCCGATAG
- a CDS encoding RNA-binding S4 domain-containing protein, translating into MSSEPFDVAIKDESIRLGQFLKLANLVESGAEAKPVIAAGEVSVNGEVETRRGRQLVKGDVVTLGPQAARVSDESTSDDLPW; encoded by the coding sequence ATGAGCTCCGAGCCGTTCGACGTCGCGATCAAGGACGAGTCGATCCGGCTCGGCCAGTTCCTCAAGCTGGCGAACCTGGTCGAGTCGGGGGCGGAGGCCAAGCCGGTCATCGCTGCCGGAGAGGTGAGCGTCAACGGCGAGGTCGAGACCCGTCGCGGCCGTCAGCTGGTGAAGGGCGACGTGGTCACGCTCGGCCCCCAGGCGGCCCGGGTCTCCGACGAGTCGACCTCCGACGACCTGCCCTGGTGA
- a CDS encoding CBS domain-containing protein: MHIGDVLRAKANPAVVTIGPDAGVRELLALLAEHNVGALIVSADGTSVDGIVSERDVVRRLHHDGTVVNNTVGAIMTTAVETCAPDSDLDTLMKTMTERRVRHVPVVDGGRLVGIISIGDVVKHRIDQLEFERDQLDSYVHRT, translated from the coding sequence ATGCACATCGGTGACGTCCTGAGGGCCAAGGCCAACCCGGCTGTCGTGACCATCGGCCCGGATGCCGGCGTGCGCGAGCTGCTCGCGCTGCTGGCCGAGCACAACGTCGGCGCCCTGATCGTGAGCGCGGACGGCACGAGCGTGGACGGCATCGTCAGCGAGCGCGACGTCGTGCGCCGCCTCCACCACGACGGGACGGTCGTCAACAACACCGTCGGAGCGATCATGACCACCGCCGTCGAGACCTGTGCGCCCGACAGCGACCTCGACACGCTGATGAAGACGATGACCGAGCGTCGGGTCCGGCACGTCCCGGTGGTCGACGGAGGCCGGCTGGTGGGCATCATCAGCATCGGCGACGTGGTGAAGCACCGGATCGACCAGCTGGAGTTCGAGCGCGACCAGCTCGACAGCTACGTCCACCGGACCTAG
- the hisN gene encoding histidinol-phosphatase, with translation MPTDFTDDLRLAHVLADDADSLTMARFKALDLHVMSKPDLTPVTDADEAVEEMIRRTLGRARSRDAITGEEQGSTGHSQRRWIIDPIDGTKNFVRGVPVWATLISLVVDDEVVVGVVSAPALQRRWWASTGNGAWTGRSLLKATRCQVSDVRRLEDASLSYASLDGWDDRGRLDDFLSLMRRCWRTRAYGDFWSYMLLAEGAVDIAAEPELEVYDMAALDVIVREAGGRFTSLDGTDGPFGGNALATNAHLHEAALSFLGSLGDDDDDPDVRRTGPGSVSDLRPRRPPTQDLS, from the coding sequence GTGCCCACCGACTTCACCGACGACCTGCGCCTCGCGCACGTCCTCGCCGACGACGCAGACTCGCTCACGATGGCGCGGTTCAAGGCGCTCGACCTGCACGTCATGAGCAAGCCCGACCTGACCCCCGTCACCGACGCCGACGAGGCCGTCGAGGAGATGATCCGGCGCACCCTGGGCCGCGCCCGATCCCGCGACGCCATCACCGGCGAGGAGCAGGGCTCAACCGGCCACAGCCAGCGCCGCTGGATCATCGACCCCATCGACGGCACCAAGAACTTCGTGCGCGGCGTGCCGGTCTGGGCAACGCTGATCTCCCTGGTCGTCGACGACGAGGTGGTCGTCGGCGTGGTGTCCGCCCCGGCACTCCAGCGCCGGTGGTGGGCCTCGACCGGCAACGGCGCCTGGACCGGCCGGTCGCTGCTCAAGGCGACCCGGTGCCAGGTCTCCGACGTACGCCGGCTGGAGGACGCCTCGCTGTCGTACGCCTCGCTGGACGGGTGGGACGACCGCGGCCGGCTCGACGACTTCCTGTCCCTGATGCGGCGCTGCTGGCGGACCCGGGCGTACGGCGACTTCTGGTCCTACATGCTGCTCGCCGAGGGGGCCGTCGACATCGCGGCCGAGCCCGAGCTCGAGGTCTACGACATGGCCGCCCTGGACGTCATCGTGCGCGAGGCGGGCGGACGGTTCACCTCGCTCGACGGCACCGACGGGCCGTTCGGGGGCAACGCGCTGGCGACCAACGCCCACCTGCACGAGGCCGCGCTGTCCTTCCTCGGCTCGCTGGGCGATGACGACGACGACCCCGACGTACGACGGACCGGTCCCGGCTCCGTCAGCGACCTGCGTCCGCGGCGCCCACCGACCCAGGACCTGTCCTAG
- the aroA gene encoding 3-phosphoshikimate 1-carboxyvinyltransferase, translating to MTSVPDPWPSPRATAPVDAVVTLPGSKSLTNRALVLAAVADGPSVVRRALRSRDTALMAAALTSLGSAVDTGGEDWTVTPAPFAGDAAVDVGLAGTVMRFVPPIAGLSAGTVSFDGDAHMRTRPVGEVLTALRGLGVDIDGDALPFRLRGRGAVRGGTVVVDASASSQFISALLLAGARYEQGVDVRHDGKPVPSLPHIDMTVTMLRQHGVEVDDAGANRWTVAPGPVRAVDHVIEPDLSNAAPFLALAAVSGGTVTVRDWPRETTQAGDALREILTQMGCRVAFTDAGLTVTGPDELQGVDLDLHDVGELAPAVAALCALATTPSHLRGIAHIRHHETDRLAALAKELGGLGADVVERPDGLSLRPARLGGGLFHTYGDHRMAHAGVIVGAAVDGVLVENIATTGKTFPDFADFWSGLF from the coding sequence GTGACGAGCGTCCCCGATCCCTGGCCCTCCCCCCGCGCGACCGCTCCGGTCGACGCCGTCGTCACGCTGCCCGGGAGCAAGTCGTTGACCAACCGCGCCCTGGTGCTGGCGGCGGTGGCCGATGGCCCCTCCGTCGTACGACGGGCGCTGCGCTCGCGCGACACGGCGCTGATGGCCGCGGCCCTGACCTCGCTCGGCTCGGCGGTCGACACCGGCGGGGAGGACTGGACGGTCACCCCGGCGCCGTTCGCGGGCGACGCCGCGGTCGACGTCGGCCTCGCCGGGACCGTCATGCGCTTCGTCCCGCCGATCGCGGGGCTCTCCGCGGGCACGGTGTCCTTCGACGGCGACGCGCACATGCGCACCCGCCCGGTCGGCGAGGTGCTGACCGCGCTGCGTGGACTCGGGGTCGACATCGACGGCGACGCGCTGCCGTTCCGGCTTCGCGGTCGTGGCGCCGTGCGCGGCGGCACCGTCGTGGTGGACGCCTCGGCGTCCTCCCAGTTCATCTCGGCGCTGCTGCTGGCCGGTGCCCGCTACGAGCAGGGCGTGGACGTGCGCCACGACGGCAAGCCCGTCCCGTCCCTCCCCCACATCGACATGACCGTCACGATGCTGCGTCAGCACGGCGTCGAGGTCGACGATGCCGGGGCCAACCGGTGGACGGTCGCCCCCGGACCGGTGCGAGCCGTCGACCACGTCATCGAGCCCGACCTCTCCAACGCGGCACCGTTCCTGGCCCTGGCCGCGGTCTCGGGCGGCACCGTCACGGTGCGCGACTGGCCCCGGGAGACGACCCAGGCCGGCGACGCGCTGCGCGAGATCCTCACGCAGATGGGCTGCCGGGTCGCGTTCACCGACGCCGGGCTCACCGTCACCGGACCCGACGAGCTCCAGGGCGTCGACCTCGACCTGCACGACGTCGGCGAGCTCGCCCCCGCGGTCGCGGCGCTCTGCGCGCTGGCGACCACCCCGTCCCACCTGCGCGGCATCGCCCACATCCGGCACCACGAGACCGACCGGCTCGCGGCCCTCGCCAAGGAGCTCGGCGGCCTCGGCGCCGACGTCGTCGAGCGCCCCGACGGGCTCTCCCTGCGCCCGGCGCGCCTCGGGGGCGGGCTGTTCCACACCTACGGCGACCACCGGATGGCCCACGCGGGAGTCATCGTCGGCGCCGCGGTCGACGGCGTACTGGTCGAGAACATCGCCACCACCGGCAAGACCTTCCCCGACTTCGCCGACTTCTGGTCCGGGCTGTTCTGA